One window of the Dongia rigui genome contains the following:
- a CDS encoding TlpA disulfide reductase family protein yields the protein MAFLLAAAPLTPSLADGTAAKPGDFSPFDPPLPTPNEDFQNALGDKVTLADFKGQVVVLNFWASWCAPCVAEMPTLDALQADLAEAGLKVVAVSLDRDGIKKAAPFFRRTGVKNLKLYTDRMSDLFQELKGAALPTTYVLDRDGKVVSVYIGATDWSSVKVKAELRKYLDAKPAG from the coding sequence ATGGCATTTTTGCTGGCGGCGGCACCCCTGACACCGTCCCTGGCCGACGGTACCGCCGCAAAGCCCGGCGACTTTAGCCCGTTCGATCCGCCCCTGCCAACGCCCAATGAGGACTTCCAGAATGCTTTGGGGGACAAGGTCACCCTGGCCGATTTCAAGGGCCAGGTGGTTGTCCTCAATTTCTGGGCCAGCTGGTGCGCCCCCTGCGTCGCCGAAATGCCCACCCTCGACGCCCTCCAGGCCGATCTGGCGGAAGCGGGCCTCAAGGTCGTGGCGGTCAGCCTCGACCGCGACGGCATCAAGAAGGCGGCCCCGTTCTTTCGCCGCACGGGCGTCAAGAATCTGAAGCTCTATACCGACCGCATGAGCGACCTGTTCCAGGAACTCAAAGGCGCGGCCCTGCCCACCACCTATGTGCTCGACCGCGACGGCAAGGTCGTCTCGGTCTATATCGGCGCCACCGATTGGTCGTCAGTCAAGGTGAAGGCCGAACTCAGAAAATACCTCGACGCCAAACCGGCCGGGTAA
- a CDS encoding 3-hydroxybutyryl-CoA dehydrogenase — MTIETIGIIGAGQMGNGIAHVSSLAKLDVILIDNNPAQLTKALETIRANMNRQVKRGLITQADEDSAIKRIKTSNSLADLKPADIVVEAATEKEEVKKEIMRAVCPHLKAEALLASNTSSISITRLAAATDRPQKFIGMHFMNPVPLMKLVELIRGLATDDDTFSQVRDLAEKLGKTTATSEDFPAFIVNRILLPMINEAVYTLYEGVGNVDAIDTAMRLGANHPMGPLELADFIGLDVCLAVMQVLYEGLADSKYRPCPLLVKYVEAGWYGKKAGRGFYDYSGETPVPTR, encoded by the coding sequence GTGACGATCGAAACCATCGGCATCATCGGTGCGGGCCAAATGGGCAACGGCATTGCCCATGTGAGTTCGCTGGCCAAGCTCGACGTCATTCTGATCGACAACAACCCGGCGCAGCTGACCAAGGCGCTGGAAACGATCCGCGCCAACATGAACCGCCAGGTCAAGCGCGGCCTGATTACCCAGGCCGATGAAGACAGCGCCATCAAACGGATCAAGACATCAAACAGCCTCGCCGATCTGAAGCCCGCCGATATTGTCGTTGAAGCGGCGACGGAAAAGGAAGAGGTCAAGAAAGAGATCATGCGTGCCGTGTGCCCGCACTTGAAGGCCGAGGCGCTGCTGGCCAGCAACACCTCGTCGATCTCGATCACGCGTCTTGCCGCCGCCACCGACCGGCCGCAGAAGTTCATCGGCATGCACTTCATGAACCCGGTGCCGCTGATGAAGCTGGTCGAGCTCATCCGGGGGCTCGCGACCGATGACGATACCTTCTCCCAGGTGCGCGACCTTGCCGAAAAGCTCGGCAAGACGACGGCGACCTCGGAAGACTTCCCGGCCTTCATCGTCAACCGCATCCTGCTGCCGATGATCAACGAGGCGGTCTATACGCTTTATGAAGGTGTGGGCAATGTCGACGCCATCGATACTGCGATGCGCCTCGGCGCCAACCATCCGATGGGCCCGCTGGAGCTTGCCGACTTCATCGGCCTCGACGTGTGCCTCGCCGTCATGCAGGTCCTCTATGAGGGCCTCGCCGACAGCAAGTACCGTCCGTGCCCGCTGCTGGTGAAGTATGTGGAAGCCGGCTGGTACGGCAAGAAGGCTGGCCGCGGCTTCTACGATTACAGCGGCGAGACGCCGGTTCCGACGCGCTGA
- a CDS encoding FAD-binding protein has product MSILVLAEHDNASLKSATLHAVTAAQKIGGDIHILVAGAGAQGAADAAAKVPGVAKVLLADDAIYGHALAENVAKLIVALAPSYSHILSAATVNGKNILPRASALLDVQQISEISEVNGPDTFTRPTYAGNALTTVQSSDKIKVITVRATAFDAAAETGGSAAIEKVASAGDAGLSKFLGQEVQKTERPELTSARIVVSGGRGMQSGDNFKMLEEVADKLGAAVGASRAAVDAGFVPNDYQVGQTGKIVAPELYLAVGISGAIQHLAGMKDSKVIVAINKDEDAPIFQVADYGLVADLFQAVPELAKELGK; this is encoded by the coding sequence ATGAGCATTCTCGTCCTTGCCGAGCATGACAACGCGTCGCTGAAATCGGCGACCTTGCATGCCGTCACCGCCGCCCAGAAGATCGGCGGCGACATTCATATCCTGGTGGCCGGTGCCGGTGCCCAGGGTGCTGCCGACGCGGCCGCCAAGGTTCCCGGCGTTGCCAAGGTGCTGTTGGCTGACGACGCCATCTACGGCCATGCCCTGGCCGAGAATGTCGCCAAGCTGATCGTCGCCCTCGCGCCGTCCTACAGCCACATCCTCTCGGCTGCGACGGTCAACGGGAAGAACATCCTGCCGCGCGCATCAGCTTTGCTCGACGTGCAGCAGATCTCGGAAATCTCCGAGGTCAACGGCCCGGACACCTTCACGCGCCCGACCTATGCCGGCAACGCGCTGACCACGGTGCAGTCTTCGGACAAGATCAAGGTCATCACGGTGCGTGCGACGGCCTTCGATGCCGCGGCGGAAACCGGTGGTTCGGCGGCGATCGAGAAGGTCGCCTCGGCCGGTGACGCGGGCCTCTCCAAGTTCCTCGGCCAGGAAGTGCAGAAGACGGAACGCCCCGAACTCACCTCGGCGCGCATCGTCGTCTCGGGTGGCCGCGGCATGCAGTCGGGCGACAACTTCAAGATGCTGGAAGAAGTGGCCGACAAGCTGGGTGCCGCCGTTGGCGCGTCGCGCGCCGCCGTCGATGCCGGCTTCGTGCCCAATGATTACCAGGTCGGCCAGACCGGCAAGATCGTGGCGCCGGAGCTCTATCTCGCCGTCGGCATCTCGGGTGCCATTCAGCATCTCGCCGGCATGAAGGACAGCAAGGTCATCGTCGCCATCAACAAGGACGAAGATGCGCCGATCTTCCAGGTCGCCGATTACGGCCTGGTCGCCGACCTGTTCCAGGCGGTGCCGGAACTGGCGAAAGAACTCGGCAAGTAA
- a CDS encoding electron transfer flavoprotein subunit beta/FixA family protein, with translation MKVLVAVKRVIDANVKVRVKADGTGVETQNVKMSMNPFCEIATEEAVRLKEAGKVTEIVAVSLGNAQCAETIRTALAMGADRGVHVQTDVELQPLAVAKLLKAVVDKEQPGLVILGKQAIDDDANQTGQMLSALLGWPQATFASKLVLNDNSTATVTREVDGGLETVEVKTPFVMTTDLRLNEPRYASLPNIMKAKKKPIDALTPEQLGVDPSPRLKTLKVTEPPKRSAGIKVKSVAELVDKLKNEAKVI, from the coding sequence ATGAAAGTCCTCGTCGCTGTTAAGCGGGTGATCGACGCCAATGTGAAGGTCCGCGTCAAGGCGGACGGCACGGGTGTCGAAACCCAGAACGTCAAGATGTCCATGAATCCCTTCTGCGAAATCGCGACCGAGGAGGCCGTGCGTCTCAAGGAAGCCGGCAAGGTGACGGAAATCGTCGCCGTGTCGTTGGGCAACGCGCAATGCGCGGAGACGATCCGCACGGCCCTTGCCATGGGCGCCGATCGCGGCGTGCATGTGCAGACCGATGTCGAGTTGCAGCCCCTCGCGGTCGCCAAGCTGTTGAAAGCCGTGGTCGACAAGGAACAGCCGGGTCTCGTGATCCTCGGCAAGCAGGCGATCGACGACGATGCCAACCAGACCGGTCAGATGCTCTCTGCCCTGCTCGGCTGGCCGCAGGCGACGTTTGCCTCGAAGCTGGTCTTGAACGACAACAGCACCGCCACGGTGACGCGCGAAGTCGATGGCGGTCTCGAGACCGTCGAGGTCAAGACGCCCTTCGTCATGACCACCGATCTGCGTTTGAACGAGCCGCGTTATGCCTCGCTCCCCAACATCATGAAGGCGAAGAAGAAGCCGATTGATGCCCTGACCCCCGAACAGCTGGGTGTCGACCCAAGCCCCCGCCTCAAGACCCTGAAAGTGACCGAGCCGCCCAAGCGCTCGGCCGGTATCAAGGTGAAGTCGGTCGCCGAACTGGTCGACAAGCTGAAGAACGAAGCGAAAGTCATCTAA
- a CDS encoding cob(I)yrinic acid a,c-diamide adenosyltransferase: MVQLTRIYTKSGDKGSTSLGSGKRVKKHDLRVAAYGTVDEANAAIGVARLHVSGDLDAMLNRIQNDLFDLGADLCQPEDPKDYPALRVIEAQVERLEQEIDRLNAELQPLKSFVLSGGTPAAAHLHLARTIARRAERDITALMEHEEINPAALRYINRLSDLLFVMARYANDKGQADVLWVPGKNR; encoded by the coding sequence GAGCGGCGACAAGGGCTCGACCTCGCTCGGCTCCGGCAAGCGCGTGAAGAAGCACGATTTGCGGGTCGCGGCCTATGGCACGGTGGACGAAGCCAATGCCGCGATCGGGGTCGCGCGGCTGCATGTGTCAGGCGATTTGGACGCCATGTTGAATCGCATCCAGAACGACCTCTTCGATCTCGGCGCCGATCTCTGCCAGCCGGAAGATCCCAAGGACTATCCAGCGCTGCGTGTGATCGAGGCACAGGTCGAGCGGCTGGAGCAGGAGATCGACCGCTTAAACGCCGAATTACAGCCTTTGAAAAGCTTCGTGCTCTCGGGCGGCACACCTGCCGCCGCCCATCTCCACCTCGCCCGCACCATCGCCCGTCGTGCCGAGCGCGACATCACGGCGCTGATGGAACATGAGGAGATCAACCCGGCGGCGCTGCGTTACATCAACCGGTTGTCCGACCTCCTTTTCGTCATGGCGCGCTATGCCAATGACAAGGGCCAGGCCGACGTGCTGTGGGTCCCGGGCAAGAACCGGTAG